The Theobroma cacao cultivar B97-61/B2 chromosome 2, Criollo_cocoa_genome_V2, whole genome shotgun sequence genome includes the window GAATTCCTATTAagatattgttttataataaaatttcacAGGCAGAATTTCTTTGGGGAATGGTAAAAGCATGTTAAAACAGGCACACAACCACCACTAACCATTTGTTGCCAGCTGTCAGGCATCCCAGAGTTTGAGATCTCTCCTTCTGGATATCCCTAAAAGATACAAAACAGGTATGATGAAAATCAAAAAGGTTTGgttaaaaattagaatttaataACAATTACAGCAGAGAACTCCCTGACCTGTCTTTTTTGGGATGCATTAATCCTTTTTACTGCCTTGGATGTGCTGTTACTTTGGTTCAATTCTTCAAAGTGATGAGAGCCTTGAGTTTGTGGTGACATCAGTTCTGTTACACCCCGAATTGAGTAATTGACACTCTCGCATTTTCTCAATGCTTCTTCCAGAGCATTGAGTACAATATTGTAACTCCCCTGAGATAAAGACCCTTCATCACCCAATTTAAAGGCCCGTTGACAAAGATCATTGTAACGTTGCATTCTAGTTTCAAGAACATCTGATTCTTCTCCTGTGGTTTGTCTACTCTTTGCATCCTTTGTCCAACGTTTCAATATATGTTGTGAAGGGATGCTTTGAACCCCAGACAACTGCAGAATAATCAGTATATGTCTACAAGGAAAACCATTAAATTCAAATCCACGACATAAACAAGATATATCTGACGTTGCCTCATTCCACACCACAATaaaatcttgatttttttcGAAGTCTTGAACCTTAAAAGTTTTAGTGCCTCCCTGttcactttcttttcttggatGACAAGCAATCCCTCCCAAAACTTCAACCtggaattttttaaatattgcaTGTGTGTACAAAGGAGacatttgtttttcaaaaagTGATGGAGATTTCAACTGAGGTGGTTTATGCCAAGTTTCAAAATCAGCTTTAGCTTCCTCTTCAGACTTCTCTCGTAGAATTGTTTTATACTGATCTAAAAACTCTTTTAAAGTAGTTTTCCTCTGCAGATGTTTGTCAAAGAGAGAGCTTACACTGTCTGAACGTTGCATTGTAGATATCCCTGCAAGCAAAATGCCTCTCATGTAGGCTGGCACCCATTGTTGACGATCTTCATATAATGATTGAAACCAGAtgtcattttttaaattgaatccATCAACCAATTCCCACCATTTCTTTTCAAACTGTTCATCGGTATAAGATTTAAAGACACATTCATCAAATTTGgtcatgaaattttcatgttgCCCCATCACATAACTAAGCTTCTCCGGTATCTTGCTCACTATATGCCACAAGCAAAAACAATGACGGGAATCAGGAAAGACCTCTGCTATAGCTTCTTTCAATGCTTTGTCATGATCAGTTAGTATTACTTTTGGAGCTCGTCCACCCATTGCTCTAAGCCATGCCCGCATAAGCCAGGCATAAGTTAATTTAGTCTCATCAGCAACTAACGCACACCCAAGTAACAGAAACTGAAAGTGATGATTCACACCAATAAAGGGAACAAATGGTAACTTATATTCATTCGTGATATAAGTGGTGTCAAAAAAAACCACATCATAAAAATAGCCATAATCAAGCCTTCCTTTGGCATCAAcccaaaacaagtttctcAAGCGCTGCTCTTCATTGAGATCTATAGAATAAAAGAAGTTAGGATTTTCATCTTGCATATAGAGAAAATGATCAAGCAAAGCTTTAACATCTCCCTCCTCTAAACCTAAGAGCTGAGAGCTACGTAATCGATTTGTGTCACCACCCTTATGACTCTCAAGTTTCTTGTGCCCACCAAATTGTCTGGACATGGAAACATACATTTTTTTGGTTCTTCCATGCAATGTATGGACATTACTATTACCTAGACCTAAATTTCTATGACCTCCGGAGAAATATGCCTGGTCTGGAAATATATCATGGTTATGCTCCTTGATGAAACTACGAACAATCCACCTTCCATCTTGCCTTCTCTTCACATGCATGCCGGCTTTGCAGTCTGTTTTTGACCATGATCGGTTAACTCtacctcttttcttcttgacAGGAATGGTTGTTGCAATATCCGCACATGGAACAGGTTCTGGAGTCTCCACTCCACCAGACTCTCGCTCATTTCCATATCTAGTGCATACAAACTTTGCATCAATAAACTTCCCAGAAATTCTTGATCGACGGCTAGCTTTTATTATAGTGGTAAAGCCGACAAACTTGGCGTATTCTTTGTAGAATGAAAAAGCTTCCTCCTTTGATTCAAATTCCATTCCATCATGAGGCTCAAAATTCTTCACAGAATTCAAGTTTATTTCACGTCCAGTGTATGCTCTGGGTCCTGCATCTACTACCGCTACACCAACATTTCGCCCACCATTTCCCTCATCATTCCCGCTGACTCTGCCTCTGTCATGCCTTCCATCACCACCCTCCATCATGTTAATGTTCACATTGGGTCTGTTGTCTTCCTTATGATACTCTCCAGACGGGAGCTCAAGATCAATCCCCGTGGGAACCATTCCTTAATCCTCTCTAAAACCAAATCGTAAGAGGGAAACAATCCACACGTGTTCAAGATATCAACTGAAAGTAAAGTTCCCACATCAAAATAAAGTGCTTTCAAATTCAACCCAAGTGAGGGAAAAAAATTGCAAATTCCGCAACTTgtctgaaaagaaaaatgaaagattGAAACTTTGACAAACATATCGGTAATTGGGTTATTTGCAAACATATCAGTGAGCATATTTCAATCAAATGAttgaagaaataagaaaaaccaaagaaggAAATCAAAACAGCTGATACCATGCATATTAACTCAACCCAAAATATAAAGTACACTGCTATCAATGAAAAACAAAGCCAACGGCTACCAGTGGTATAAACCATGGAAAATTGTTGCTATTGGAAGCTAACTAAGagcaaaaatatttcttttttcttttaaagaataGGGGGGAGAAGAAAAACCCAGAAGGAAATTAAAGAGTGAAGTAGTTTACCTGAGTTGAAGGAGGATTTGATCAGTAAGCAGGCAAAGAGAGAGAGGTTTAAGAGCGAGTAGACAAGAAGTTTAGTTAGGGCAAGCATAAGACGAGAATGCCGTACTCGCAATCTTTGGCATTTTCGATACTCGCGTGTCCCTGCGATTTCTAGTGGTAGTGGGCCATCCCAATATTTTCAGCccaaagatgaagaaaacagGAGAAATGGCCcaaacttttttaaatattctcGAGCCTAGGCCCATCAATTCCATTGCATAAGTCTTTTTTATGGGACAAATTGGACCTTGGACTTTGTTTGAGAATTAATCCAATAAAATCGGTAAAATGATTCGATTAATTTCGAAACGAGTGCGGGTTATATCGATTAATTcagttatttttaattttaaaattttgttctcTTTTAATCGAATTAATTGGTTTAGGATAATAAGAAAGTATATAGCATagaaagaacaaaatcaagaaaattggGTTCGAGTTCAAAtattttggttaattcaatTACTAACCAAATTAATCGATCTAATTCGATTAATCGGTCAATCAACGAATACTTTATTTTGAACcgatttataaattatactcgtgaaattttcaaaacgTAGTGCTAAGGTATATAACGGTGACAAAGAGTGTATGACAGGCAAATCCAATAACTTAATGTCACCATATATCCAATTTGTagttctaaattttttattatttttttcttccattaagGTTAGtattaaactaattttctgACCTAAGTGAAGCATGTTCTTGGTGTTTAATTAGGCTTGATTTCCtttgaataaattaataaaaaaaacactaattttataatatttataagttGGGGACTACATGAATCACATGACTCCCTAGTCAAAATGTTGACCTACATATATGATACCCcactttttaattaatagaTTGATCCATGTTTGGGAcgcattaattaattaataaaacatgATTAACCTAATTGTCTAAAAACAAGTGACAACACCCACAGATTGTGTACTCCACTACAACAAATTTGACATTCGgctgtaattttttttataataccGTTAACATTCTTTTTAACTGCACTcgttttatcttttaataatatttttataaattaaattatattgtttatatatatatattgacatgGTCGGTTTAGAATTGAAGAAATTCAAGACATTGACTGTTCAGATGTTAGTAAAGTTATCTCTTTTGTGTGTAAAGAACATAAAACTcaagggaaaaagaaataaaaagaaatcgAAAATGTGGAATTAGCCAAAAGGAAGAGCAACAACGTAAACCCAAGGAAGATAGAAGAAGCCGCCCCGAGTTGGGTGGATTCTTTTCGCTTTGTTTTATAGGTGAGTGAGGTATTGCTTTGTGGGAAAGAGAAGCAGCTAAGATGATCAATCCTTTGAAACCGCGTGGACACTGACACAACAAGATTTACCAGCGTCAATGgaaattattcttttttaaacccaaattaaACAAAGGGGAAAATGGGGTTGCAAAGGCCATGTTCTATGCACATGAGAGACACTcagacaaaaaaatatatattcaaataaatatggtttaaatattgaaaaaaaaagtctctTAATTATCTCATTTTATGCgaaaaaattcatattctttCGTTGTATCGGcaaaaatctttcttttttgatttatGCTCATGTAAATCTTAactttaatgaaaaattaatggcTATTTAAGAGTTTAAATGGATACAAATCAAATGATAAGTGTTTCTTTTAATacaatgaaaatataaaaaagtttcGCATAATGGGACATAGTTTACTGATTTGTTTTATCATTTACATATAtaccaatatatatatatatatatttgtcaGGACAGCACCCAgcagctatatatatatattcatgcAACCAAATCTACAGATAGAATCTGGAGTAGCTGCAGCATCCAaggcaaaatttttttaaacctAAGCTCTTGTTCTCACTTTGACCAGTTAAAGTTGAACCAAAACCCACTATGCAAGCAAGGCTTTcatcaatggttgaattgtttagatacatatatataccCTAGCTCGGAGGATGTCTATGTTAAGAGTATAgttgaaaagaaaactaaaagagTTGAGTATTCaagaaattttcttgaaaaaagaaaaattgtatGATGACATACTTAGAAAGAAAACATAGATGCATGCATGGTTAATATCCACTAACTTGGACATATATGAATACATAGTTGGATACCAACTGTTTTCAAGCTATAGTAACTAGATTTTTCTATTGCTTCAGGTGcatttgtg containing:
- the LOC18607030 gene encoding protein FAR-RED ELONGATED HYPOCOTYL 3, whose amino-acid sequence is MVPTGIDLELPSGEYHKEDNRPNVNINMMEGGDGRHDRGRVSGNDEGNGGRNVGVAVVDAGPRAYTGREINLNSVKNFEPHDGMEFESKEEAFSFYKEYAKFVGFTTIIKASRRSRISGKFIDAKFVCTRYGNERESGGVETPEPVPCADIATTIPVKKKRGRVNRSWSKTDCKAGMHVKRRQDGRWIVRSFIKEHNHDIFPDQAYFSGGHRNLGLGNSNVHTLHGRTKKMYVSMSRQFGGHKKLESHKGGDTNRLRSSQLLGLEEGDVKALLDHFLYMQDENPNFFYSIDLNEEQRLRNLFWVDAKGRLDYGYFYDVVFFDTTYITNEYKLPFVPFIGVNHHFQFLLLGCALVADETKLTYAWLMRAWLRAMGGRAPKVILTDHDKALKEAIAEVFPDSRHCFCLWHIVSKIPEKLSYVMGQHENFMTKFDECVFKSYTDEQFEKKWWELVDGFNLKNDIWFQSLYEDRQQWVPAYMRGILLAGISTMQRSDSVSSLFDKHLQRKTTLKEFLDQYKTILREKSEEEAKADFETWHKPPQLKSPSLFEKQMSPLYTHAIFKKFQVEVLGGIACHPRKESEQGGTKTFKVQDFEKNQDFIVVWNEATSDISCLCRGFEFNGFPCRHILIILQLSGVQSIPSQHILKRWTKDAKSRQTTGEESDVLETRMQRYNDLCQRAFKLGDEGSLSQGSYNIVLNALEEALRKCESVNYSIRGVTELMSPQTQGSHHFEELNQSNSTSKAVKRINASQKRQGYPEGEISNSGMPDSWQQMGQSNIRVPSLECSYESQESIRGMEQLNSRTPAIDSYFGAQQLVQGMGQVNSIAPPHDAHYITQQRMHGMGQLHFRPQTIPICYDIQDDIQDMDQRNVGVGPPQLHGMASKQLHSKHVSR